One genomic segment of Bifidobacteriaceae bacterium includes these proteins:
- a CDS encoding transposase — protein MARSPQFTDEMWERVEPVLPPRQGSGRPFNDHRTAVEGICWRLRTGCPWRDLPGEFGPWQSVWRRYDRWAKDGT, from the coding sequence ATGGCGAGGAGTCCTCAGTTCACTGATGAGATGTGGGAGCGGGTGGAGCCGGTGCTGCCGCCTCGGCAGGGCAGCGGGCGCCCGTTCAACGACCACCGGACGGCGGTCGAGGGGATCTGTTGGCGGCTGCGGACGGGGTGCCCGTGGCGTGACCTGCCCGGCGAGTTCGGGCCGTGGCAGTCGGTTTGGCGGCGCTACGACCGGTGGGCGAAAGACGGCACC